One genomic window of Polyangium aurulentum includes the following:
- the secY gene encoding preprotein translocase subunit SecY: MATLAGIANFHKVPELRRRVIFTLVMLAVYRVGIFVTVPGVDRREMSKYMAQQSGSLLGFFNMFSGGAFEQLSLFALGIMPYISASIIIQLMGMVYKPIDEMRKEGEQGRRKLDQYTRYGTVALSFFQSFGIARWLESISSSEQGAGIVTHPGIGFQLMTMITLTTGTAFLMWIGEQITERGIGNGISLIIFAGIVTGIPGWTAGYLAQNAGNLQPLTIAAVIAFLVAAIAVIAFFENGRRQIPIVYSRRQVGRRVYGAQNAHLPLKVNTAGTIPPIFASSLLMFPATLANMNVPGADRLQGIINRGGWVFNTGYAVLIIFFCYFYTSVTFQPVDVAENLKKQQANIPGIRPGKQTADYIQGVMNRITFGGAMYVATVCVLPAIIGDFLRVNITFGGTSLMIVVGVALDTVNQIEAQLITRSYEGLTGTGGGGRIRARRLPEG, translated from the coding sequence ATGGCCACCCTCGCGGGCATCGCCAACTTCCACAAGGTCCCGGAGCTCCGGCGCAGGGTGATCTTCACCCTTGTCATGCTGGCGGTCTACCGCGTCGGGATCTTCGTCACGGTCCCCGGCGTCGATCGCAGGGAGATGTCCAAGTACATGGCGCAGCAGTCGGGCAGTTTGCTCGGCTTCTTCAACATGTTCTCGGGCGGCGCGTTCGAGCAACTCTCGCTCTTCGCGCTGGGGATCATGCCCTACATCTCCGCGTCGATCATCATCCAGCTGATGGGCATGGTCTACAAGCCCATCGACGAGATGCGCAAGGAGGGTGAGCAGGGCCGACGCAAGCTCGACCAGTACACGCGCTACGGCACGGTGGCGCTGTCGTTCTTCCAGTCCTTCGGCATCGCGCGATGGCTGGAGTCGATCTCGTCGAGCGAGCAGGGCGCGGGCATCGTCACGCACCCCGGCATCGGCTTTCAGCTCATGACGATGATCACGCTGACCACGGGGACCGCGTTCCTCATGTGGATCGGCGAGCAGATCACCGAGCGCGGGATCGGCAACGGCATCTCGCTGATCATCTTCGCGGGCATCGTGACCGGCATCCCCGGCTGGACGGCGGGCTATCTCGCGCAGAACGCGGGCAACTTGCAGCCGCTCACCATCGCCGCGGTGATCGCGTTCCTGGTGGCTGCGATCGCGGTGATCGCGTTCTTCGAGAACGGCCGCCGTCAGATCCCGATCGTCTACTCGCGGCGTCAGGTTGGCCGTCGCGTGTACGGCGCGCAGAACGCGCACCTGCCGCTCAAGGTGAACACCGCGGGGACGATCCCGCCGATCTTCGCCTCGTCGCTGCTCATGTTCCCGGCCACGCTGGCGAACATGAACGTGCCCGGCGCCGATCGGCTGCAGGGCATCATCAACCGCGGCGGGTGGGTGTTCAACACGGGCTATGCCGTGCTGATCATCTTCTTCTGCTACTTCTACACGAGCGTCACCTTCCAACCGGTCGATGTCGCGGAGAACCTGAAGAAGCAGCAGGCGAACATCCCGGGGATTCGACCTGGCAAGCAGACGGCTGACTACATCCAGGGCGTGATGAACCGGATCACGTTCGGCGGGGCCATGTACGTGGCGACGGTCTGCGTGCTGCCCGCGATCATCGGCGACTTCTTGCGCGTCAACATCACGTTTGGCGGCACCTCGCTGATGATCGTCGTGGGTGTCGCGCTCGACACCGTGAATCAGATCGAGGCGCAGCTCATCACGCGCAGCTACGAGGGACTCACCGGCACTGGGGGCGGCGGCCGCATCCGTGCGCGGCGTCTGCCCGAGGGCTGA
- the rpmJ gene encoding 50S ribosomal protein L36 produces the protein MKVRPSVKKICDKCKVVRRRGVVRVICENPRHKQRQGN, from the coding sequence ATGAAGGTGCGACCGAGCGTCAAGAAGATCTGCGACAAGTGCAAGGTGGTCCGCCGTCGCGGCGTCGTGCGCGTGATCTGCGAGAACCCTCGCCACAAGCAGCGTCAAGGCAACTGA
- the rplR gene encoding 50S ribosomal protein L18, with amino-acid sequence MGMKIVGRERRKLRIRKKVNGNDVRPRLTVFRSAKHIYAQVIDDTTGQTLAHASTLSKDLKGTLDNGTKVDAAKKVGALIAQICKSKKIDRVVFDRNGYLYHGRVSALAQAAREAGLEF; translated from the coding sequence ATGGGCATGAAGATCGTCGGACGGGAGCGCCGCAAGCTCCGCATTCGGAAGAAGGTGAACGGCAACGACGTTCGCCCGCGCCTCACCGTCTTCCGGAGCGCCAAGCACATCTACGCGCAGGTGATCGACGACACGACGGGCCAGACGCTGGCCCACGCGTCTACGCTGTCGAAGGACCTCAAGGGGACGCTCGACAACGGCACGAAGGTCGATGCCGCGAAGAAGGTCGGGGCGCTCATCGCCCAGATCTGCAAGTCGAAGAAGATCGACCGCGTCGTGTTCGATCGAAACGGCTATCTCTATCACGGGCGCGTGAGCGCTCTCGCTCAGGCCGCGCGAGAGGCGGGGCTCGAGTTCTAG
- the rpmD gene encoding 50S ribosomal protein L30: MKSHLRVRQQGSAIGQTEHMRKVLRGLGLRRPGSEVVVANTPSFRGMIKQVLHLVSIEEVDGGDAKASR; this comes from the coding sequence GTGAAGAGCCATCTCCGCGTGCGGCAGCAAGGCAGCGCAATCGGCCAGACGGAGCACATGCGCAAGGTTCTGCGGGGTCTCGGCCTCCGCCGTCCCGGTAGCGAGGTGGTCGTCGCCAATACGCCCTCGTTCCGCGGCATGATCAAGCAAGTGCTTCACCTCGTTTCGATCGAGGAAGTCGACGGCGGCGACGCGAAGGCGTCCCGGTAG
- the yccX gene encoding acylphosphatase — protein sequence MALKQVHMHVRGRVQGVYFRASTQREAKRLGLTGWVKNRPDGGVEICAEGEEEGLKELIAWAQKGPSSARVERVDVRWRGYGGDFHDFRITE from the coding sequence AAGCAGGTCCACATGCACGTCCGGGGGCGCGTTCAGGGCGTATATTTCCGGGCAAGCACGCAGCGGGAAGCCAAGCGCCTCGGGCTCACGGGCTGGGTGAAAAACCGCCCCGACGGCGGCGTCGAGATCTGCGCCGAGGGCGAGGAAGAAGGGCTCAAAGAGCTCATCGCCTGGGCGCAGAAAGGCCCGAGCTCCGCGCGCGTCGAACGCGTCGACGTACGCTGGCGCGGCTACGGGGGAGATTTCCACGACTTCCGCATCACGGAATAG
- the rplQ gene encoding 50S ribosomal protein L17: MRHRKAGRQFGRDTSSRRAMLRNLAANLITHERIETTDAKAKELRRVAERLITKAMRLGKIAYTPQGELSAADKARRLHAERLVSSYVPRFGVKSDGSKIDIVEKVMVDLSKRFEGRPGGYTRIVKIGNRRGDNAPMSIIEFIDAAPIEDTSAPESPAQTITTAEPTGTESAATTASASTTESAATE; encoded by the coding sequence ATGCGTCATAGGAAGGCGGGGAGGCAGTTTGGTCGGGACACGTCGAGCCGGAGAGCGATGCTCCGGAACTTGGCGGCGAACCTGATCACCCACGAGCGCATCGAGACGACCGACGCGAAGGCGAAGGAGCTGCGGCGCGTGGCCGAGCGGCTCATCACCAAAGCGATGCGTCTCGGCAAGATCGCTTATACGCCGCAGGGCGAGCTCTCCGCCGCCGACAAGGCGCGGAGGCTCCACGCCGAGCGGCTCGTGTCGAGCTACGTGCCGCGGTTCGGCGTGAAGTCGGACGGGTCGAAGATCGACATCGTCGAGAAGGTCATGGTCGACCTCTCCAAGCGATTCGAGGGTCGTCCCGGCGGCTACACGCGGATCGTAAAGATCGGCAATCGCCGCGGCGACAACGCGCCGATGTCGATCATCGAGTTCATCGACGCGGCGCCGATCGAGGACACCTCGGCCCCCGAGTCGCCGGCCCAGACGATCACCACGGCTGAGCCCACGGGGACCGAGTCGGCCGCGACGACCGCGTCGGCTTCGACCACCGAGTCGGCGGCGACCGAGTAA
- a CDS encoding adenylate kinase: MIAILVGPPGSGKGTQAKVLTARFGIPQISTGDMLRAAKQAGTLDPRYRAIMDAGGLVPDEAMIELIDKRIDADDCKNGFLLDGFPRTVPQAEALEGLLARRSLTIDAVLQLDVPRDLLEERLIHRRTDKRSGQIYHLVYNPPPPDAELEHRADDRPEAVGKRLDAYEAMTSALLPYYETKGLLRRLDGVGPPEEVTGRVLLALDRANPVAT, from the coding sequence ATGATCGCGATCTTGGTTGGCCCGCCAGGCTCGGGCAAAGGCACGCAAGCGAAGGTCCTCACGGCCAGGTTCGGGATCCCGCAGATCTCGACGGGCGACATGCTGCGCGCGGCCAAGCAGGCCGGCACGCTCGACCCGCGTTACCGGGCGATCATGGATGCGGGTGGGCTCGTGCCGGATGAGGCGATGATCGAGCTCATCGACAAGCGCATCGACGCCGACGACTGCAAGAATGGCTTCCTGCTCGATGGTTTCCCGCGCACGGTGCCGCAGGCGGAAGCGCTCGAGGGGCTGCTTGCGCGCCGATCACTTACGATCGATGCTGTGCTCCAGCTCGACGTTCCCCGGGATCTTCTCGAGGAGCGCTTGATCCACCGTCGGACCGACAAAAGGTCTGGACAGATCTACCATCTCGTCTATAATCCCCCGCCCCCGGATGCGGAGCTCGAGCATCGGGCGGACGATCGGCCTGAGGCCGTCGGCAAACGTCTCGACGCGTACGAGGCGATGACCTCGGCGCTCTTGCCGTACTACGAGACTAAAGGACTTCTCCGGCGCCTCGACGGTGTCGGGCCGCCGGAGGAGGTCACTGGGAGGGTACTTCTTGCCCTCGATCGAGCGAACCCGGTAGCAACATGA
- the infA gene encoding translation initiation factor IF-1, with protein sequence MRRSNQSSKPAKEPKGDKLEFDGVVQEALPNAMFRVKADNGLGVLATISGRMRQYYIKILPGDRVTVEVSPYDPTRGRITYRHK encoded by the coding sequence ATGAGGCGATCGAACCAAAGCTCGAAACCCGCGAAAGAACCGAAGGGCGACAAGCTCGAGTTCGATGGCGTCGTGCAGGAAGCTCTGCCTAATGCGATGTTCCGGGTGAAGGCAGACAACGGACTGGGCGTGCTCGCGACCATCAGTGGTCGCATGCGCCAGTACTACATCAAGATTCTCCCGGGCGATCGCGTCACGGTCGAGGTATCACCCTACGACCCGACGCGCGGCCGGATCACGTATCGTCATAAGTAA
- the rplO gene encoding 50S ribosomal protein L15, producing the protein MADILSKLQAPEGAIKGKTRVGRGVGSGLGKTAGRGQKGQKARSTGNIGKKHFQGGQTPIQRRLPKRGFRNPLAAIVANVNIGDLEVVFDNDAQVDLAALRDKRLVQGRFDLIKVLGDGELTKKLTVSAHRFSKSAIAKIEQAGGKAIVLAPGQAPAQA; encoded by the coding sequence ATGGCTGACATCCTCTCGAAGCTCCAGGCCCCGGAAGGCGCCATCAAGGGCAAGACCCGCGTCGGTCGCGGCGTCGGCTCTGGTCTCGGCAAGACGGCCGGGCGTGGCCAGAAGGGCCAGAAGGCCCGGTCGACGGGCAACATCGGCAAGAAGCACTTCCAGGGCGGCCAGACGCCGATCCAGCGCCGCTTGCCGAAGCGTGGGTTCCGCAATCCCCTCGCGGCGATCGTGGCGAACGTCAACATCGGCGACCTCGAGGTCGTGTTCGACAACGACGCCCAGGTCGATCTCGCGGCCCTCCGCGACAAGCGCCTCGTTCAGGGTCGGTTCGACCTGATCAAGGTGCTGGGTGATGGCGAGCTCACCAAGAAGCTCACCGTGTCGGCGCACCGATTCTCGAAGAGCGCGATCGCGAAGATCGAGCAAGCAGGGGGCAAGGCGATCGTGCTTGCGCCCGGCCAGGCGCCGGCTCAAGCCTAA
- the rpsM gene encoding 30S ribosomal protein S13 translates to MARIAGVDLPRRKHLVYALPYLYGIGRTLAKQICAKAKIPENRRVEELSDAEVKSIRDILDADYKVEGDLRREVQLNIKRLMDLGCYRGLRHRRGLPVNGQRTHTNSRTRKGPRKGMLQRRPASKA, encoded by the coding sequence ATGGCACGTATCGCTGGCGTCGACCTCCCGCGTCGTAAACACCTCGTTTACGCCCTGCCCTACCTGTACGGCATCGGGCGTACTCTCGCGAAGCAGATCTGCGCGAAGGCGAAGATCCCCGAGAACAGGCGGGTCGAGGAGCTGAGCGACGCCGAGGTGAAGTCGATCCGCGACATCCTCGACGCCGATTACAAGGTGGAGGGCGATCTCCGTCGCGAGGTTCAGCTCAACATCAAGCGGCTGATGGATCTCGGCTGCTACCGGGGTCTGCGGCATCGTCGCGGTCTGCCGGTGAACGGCCAGCGCACGCACACGAATTCGCGTACCCGCAAGGGTCCGCGCAAGGGCATGTTGCAGCGGCGCCCGGCGTCGAAGGCGTGA
- the rpsD gene encoding 30S ribosomal protein S4 yields the protein MARYVGPVCKLCRREGMKLYLKGERCYSEKCAYTRRPYPPGQHGQGRIKLSEYAVRLREKQKVRRIYGVLESQFHGYFQEASRRKGRTGEEMLALLERRLDNVVHRLGFGSSRPEARQLVRHGHVKVNGKRLDIPSYIVRAGDRIELTQAAQKFKLVTAAVAGADKRPIASWLEVDRGAFLGTVKGTPVREDLNEPEIREQLVVEYYSR from the coding sequence ATGGCTCGCTACGTTGGTCCCGTCTGCAAGCTCTGCCGCCGCGAGGGCATGAAGCTCTACCTGAAGGGTGAGCGCTGCTACTCGGAGAAGTGCGCCTATACCCGGCGCCCCTATCCGCCTGGCCAGCACGGCCAGGGCCGCATCAAGCTCAGCGAGTACGCCGTCCGGCTTCGTGAGAAGCAAAAGGTGCGTCGCATCTACGGCGTTCTCGAGAGCCAGTTCCACGGCTACTTCCAGGAGGCGAGCCGCCGCAAGGGCCGTACGGGCGAGGAGATGCTCGCCCTGCTCGAGCGTCGCCTCGACAACGTCGTGCACCGGCTTGGCTTCGGCTCTTCGCGCCCGGAGGCGCGCCAGCTCGTTCGCCACGGTCACGTGAAGGTGAACGGGAAGCGCCTCGACATCCCGAGCTACATCGTTCGGGCGGGTGACCGTATCGAGCTCACCCAGGCTGCGCAGAAGTTCAAGCTGGTGACGGCTGCCGTCGCCGGCGCGGACAAGCGCCCGATCGCTTCCTGGCTCGAGGTCGACCGCGGCGCCTTCCTGGGCACCGTCAAGGGCACCCCGGTCCGCGAGGACCTCAACGAGCCGGAGATCCGCGAGCAGCTCGTCGTCGAGTACTACTCGCGCTGA
- a CDS encoding DNA-directed RNA polymerase subunit alpha, with translation MSSYGNMTMIARNWRDLIRPKGISIDTESANDFYAKFTCEPLERGFGITIGNSLRRVLLSSLQGAACTAIRIEGALHEFTTVPDVVEDVSDIILNLKEVVFKAAAARTYTVRVDKEGPGPVYARDIQLVDGLSVLNPDHLIAVLDKKGPLSMELTVNVGRGYVPAERNKTPTMPIGTIPIDALFSPIRKVNYTIQNARVGQVTDYDKLTLEVWTNGSVLPQDAVAFAAKILKEQLSIWVNFEESEETSYQTTPGDEEPLNENLFRSVEELELSVRSANCLQNANITLIGELVQRTEQDMLKTKNFGRKSLKEIKEILANMGLSLGMKIDNWPQLLERWKAQQAQA, from the coding sequence ATGAGCAGCTACGGCAACATGACCATGATCGCGCGCAACTGGCGCGATCTGATCCGGCCCAAAGGAATCTCGATCGACACCGAGTCGGCGAACGATTTCTACGCCAAGTTCACCTGTGAGCCGCTCGAGCGTGGGTTTGGCATCACGATCGGCAACTCGCTGCGCCGGGTGCTCCTCTCCTCGCTCCAGGGCGCCGCTTGCACGGCCATCCGCATCGAGGGCGCGCTGCACGAGTTCACCACGGTGCCCGACGTCGTCGAGGACGTGAGCGACATCATCCTCAACCTCAAGGAGGTCGTCTTCAAGGCGGCCGCCGCTCGCACCTACACCGTGCGGGTCGACAAAGAGGGTCCCGGGCCGGTGTACGCGCGCGACATCCAGCTGGTCGACGGCCTGTCGGTGCTGAACCCCGACCACCTCATTGCGGTGCTCGACAAGAAGGGCCCGCTCTCGATGGAGCTGACGGTCAACGTCGGCCGCGGCTACGTGCCCGCGGAGCGGAACAAGACGCCGACGATGCCGATCGGCACGATCCCCATCGACGCTCTGTTCTCGCCGATCCGGAAGGTCAACTACACCATCCAGAACGCGCGCGTCGGTCAGGTGACCGATTACGACAAGCTGACGCTCGAGGTGTGGACCAACGGGTCGGTGCTGCCTCAGGACGCGGTGGCGTTTGCCGCCAAGATCCTGAAGGAGCAGCTCTCGATCTGGGTGAACTTCGAGGAGTCGGAGGAGACCAGCTACCAGACCACGCCGGGCGATGAGGAGCCGCTCAACGAGAACCTCTTCCGCTCGGTCGAGGAGCTCGAGCTCAGCGTGCGGTCGGCAAACTGCCTCCAGAACGCGAACATCACCCTGATCGGCGAGCTGGTGCAGCGAACCGAGCAGGACATGCTCAAGACCAAGAACTTCGGCCGGAAGTCCCTCAAGGAGATCAAAGAGATCCTCGCGAACATGGGACTTTCGCTCGGGATGAAGATCGACAACTGGCCGCAGCTGCTCGAGCGCTGGAAGGCGCAGCAGGCGCAAGCCTAG
- the rpsK gene encoding 30S ribosomal protein S11 has protein sequence MANPKTAATTKAKQKKKVKKNVAAGIAHIQSTFNNTVVTITDINGNAVAWSSAGARGFKGSRKSTPFAAQLAAEEAARRAQEHGMRSVAVFVKGPGAGRESALRALQTAGFKVTLIRDVTPIPHNGCRPPKRRRV, from the coding sequence ATGGCGAATCCGAAGACAGCGGCCACTACCAAGGCCAAGCAGAAGAAGAAAGTCAAGAAGAACGTTGCGGCTGGGATCGCGCATATCCAGTCGACGTTCAACAACACGGTCGTGACGATCACGGACATCAACGGCAATGCCGTTGCGTGGTCCTCGGCCGGCGCGCGTGGATTCAAGGGCTCGCGCAAGTCGACGCCCTTCGCCGCTCAGCTCGCGGCGGAGGAAGCGGCGCGGCGGGCTCAGGAGCACGGGATGCGCTCTGTCGCCGTCTTCGTGAAGGGTCCGGGCGCGGGTCGCGAGAGCGCGCTGCGGGCGCTCCAGACGGCCGGCTTCAAGGTCACGCTGATCCGTGACGTCACGCCGATCCCGCACAACGGATGCCGTCCGCCGAAGCGGCGCAGGGTCTGA